From a single Nostoc edaphicum CCNP1411 genomic region:
- a CDS encoding protein kinase domain-containing protein, translating into MVSLTLLEPQQKTPLQQWCFENSSIIRIGRAADNHVVLTDSLVSRHHLELRQVDSPGNDGGWRLISQGTNGTFLNGILVIQSPLPDNSLLQLAQGGPILQFQLQDVTVLETGLRSQQQMQGTEENAAATLYSAQGIANSSYICTHEGNSPNNLFCIHCGQPLLVQQRIRHYQVLQTLGQGGMGTTYLAWDAAGLIAGMPQLLVLKQMNADMLRIAKAQELFEREAYTLKSLNHPGIPKYYDFFVEGGKKYLAMELIHGQDLEKRVYTTGPVTPSQAIAWMIQTCDILDYLHSQSPPLIHRDIKPANLMVRSAVNRIVVLDFGAVKEIGTAPGTRIGAEGYCAPEQERGQPLTQSDLYAIGPTLIFLLTGENPFKYYRQRGRNFRFDVAKVPTISSQLRDVIDRATEPLPRDRYQTAKELAGALAACKV; encoded by the coding sequence GTGGTTAGTCTGACCCTGTTAGAACCGCAACAGAAAACGCCCCTCCAGCAGTGGTGCTTTGAGAACTCCTCCATAATTCGGATTGGTCGAGCGGCAGATAATCACGTTGTTTTAACTGATAGTTTAGTTTCGCGGCATCATCTAGAACTGAGGCAAGTCGATTCTCCCGGCAATGATGGTGGTTGGCGGCTGATTAGTCAAGGTACAAATGGGACTTTCCTCAACGGTATCCTTGTAATTCAGAGTCCATTACCAGATAATTCCCTTTTGCAACTGGCACAGGGAGGCCCAATACTGCAATTCCAACTTCAGGATGTAACAGTACTGGAAACTGGTTTGCGATCGCAACAACAAATGCAAGGCACAGAAGAAAATGCTGCTGCAACACTCTACTCAGCCCAAGGTATAGCAAATTCATCCTACATTTGCACCCACGAAGGCAACTCCCCAAACAATCTGTTTTGCATCCACTGCGGTCAACCTCTCTTGGTGCAACAGAGGATTCGCCATTATCAGGTGTTGCAAACTCTTGGGCAAGGAGGTATGGGTACTACTTATCTCGCTTGGGATGCGGCTGGTCTGATTGCGGGTATGCCACAACTGCTGGTGTTGAAGCAAATGAATGCTGATATGCTAAGAATTGCCAAAGCTCAAGAATTATTTGAGCGAGAGGCGTACACTCTCAAATCCCTTAACCATCCTGGAATTCCCAAGTATTACGATTTCTTTGTAGAAGGCGGAAAAAAATACTTGGCAATGGAACTAATCCACGGTCAAGATTTAGAGAAACGTGTCTATACTACTGGCCCTGTAACACCAAGCCAGGCGATCGCTTGGATGATCCAAACCTGCGATATCTTAGACTATCTTCATAGCCAAAGCCCTCCACTGATTCACCGCGATATTAAACCCGCCAACTTAATGGTGCGAAGTGCAGTAAATCGCATAGTGGTGCTGGATTTTGGCGCAGTTAAGGAAATTGGCACAGCGCCCGGTACTCGAATTGGTGCAGAAGGTTATTGCGCTCCTGAACAAGAACGAGGACAACCTTTAACTCAATCTGATTTGTATGCAATTGGGCCAACGCTGATTTTTCTGCTCACAGGCGAAAACCCTTTCAAGTATTATCGCCAAAGAGGGCGAAACTTCAGGTTTGATGTGGCAAAAGTTCCCACCATTAGTTCCCAATTAAGAGATGTGATTGATCGCGCTACAGAACCATTGCCACGCGATCGCTATCAAACTGCAAAAGAATTAGCTGGGGCTTTAGCTGCCTGCAAAGTTTAG
- a CDS encoding serine/threonine phosphatase gives MLICPQCKFENPNSNKFCQNCGTSLTHKVCPECSTDDVPVNALRCHNCDTECGTVFWAIIAKETSGEALRVEGDEGDKGDVGVDGNEEAIPFSSPVSPSFQIALGSYLDSQERYQLLDTLPIQTETTPITDVGVRVLDCQPYQISPIEAILASQQSDLLTPSVETSEIPHLARLYIALQSQGERGIPPIHDAWQQGDIQVVIIEDRSNWQHLLDRWQEETTSSLKILHWCYQMAQLWAVLEPVNCRQSLLDLSNLRLDEDQTLALQRLYVESSNSQPIGESPENTQAQTSDIPEEPLTIQALGRVWQSLFRQSQRTQFGSVVQMLGDLDVGKIQTIAQLRSRLEEISIELEALGTPTLPPIKEKNTAVPTIPQSDEPEDIISKTDDMPTVVLAMQLSSLEDAGRTDVGRQRHHNEDYFGIETKIHKLELPKSRVLEGHGLYILCDGMGGHAGGEIASELAVNTLRQYFQEHWIANQLPTEESIREAVYLANEAIFKLNQQDARSGVGRMGTTLVMLLIQDTEAAVAHVGDSRLYRLTRKRGLEQVTVDHEVGQREITRGVEASIAYARPDAYQLTQALGPRDESSIDPDVGFFDLNEDTLLLLASDGLSDNDLLETHWQTHLEPLLSSGANLERGVTDLIDLANQHNGHDNITGILIRAKVRPNLES, from the coding sequence ATGCTGATTTGCCCTCAGTGTAAATTTGAAAACCCCAATAGCAACAAATTCTGTCAAAACTGTGGTACTTCCCTGACTCACAAGGTCTGTCCTGAATGCAGTACCGATGATGTACCTGTGAATGCACTACGTTGTCATAACTGTGACACGGAATGTGGAACAGTGTTTTGGGCAATTATTGCTAAAGAAACGAGTGGGGAAGCTTTGAGAGTAGAGGGGGATGAAGGAGATAAGGGAGATGTGGGAGTAGACGGAAATGAGGAAGCAATACCCTTCTCATCTCCTGTATCCCCTAGTTTTCAGATTGCATTAGGCTCCTATTTAGACTCCCAAGAGCGCTATCAATTGTTAGATACGCTACCTATCCAAACGGAAACTACCCCTATTACTGATGTAGGTGTGAGAGTTCTAGACTGCCAACCGTATCAAATATCACCGATTGAGGCAATACTAGCAAGTCAGCAATCAGATTTGCTAACGCCATCAGTAGAAACGAGTGAAATTCCTCACCTTGCTAGACTTTATATTGCCTTACAATCCCAAGGTGAGCGGGGAATACCGCCAATTCACGATGCATGGCAGCAGGGTGATATACAGGTAGTAATAATCGAAGACCGCTCAAATTGGCAGCATTTACTTGATCGCTGGCAAGAAGAAACAACGAGTTCGTTAAAAATTTTACACTGGTGTTATCAAATGGCCCAACTTTGGGCAGTATTGGAACCAGTAAATTGTCGTCAAAGCCTTTTAGATTTGTCGAATTTGCGATTGGATGAAGACCAAACGCTGGCTCTACAAAGATTGTATGTAGAATCATCGAATTCTCAGCCTATCGGCGAGTCGCCAGAAAATACCCAAGCCCAAACATCTGATATTCCAGAGGAACCGTTAACTATCCAAGCTTTGGGGCGGGTTTGGCAATCGCTATTTAGGCAATCTCAACGTACTCAATTTGGCTCTGTAGTCCAGATGTTAGGGGATTTAGATGTAGGTAAGATTCAGACGATCGCACAATTGCGATCGCGTTTGGAGGAAATCTCTATTGAACTAGAAGCACTAGGAACCCCAACTTTGCCCCCAATAAAGGAGAAAAACACGGCTGTGCCCACTATCCCGCAATCAGATGAGCCAGAAGATATCATTAGCAAAACTGATGATATGCCAACTGTTGTGTTGGCAATGCAGTTAAGTAGCTTAGAAGATGCGGGACGCACAGATGTGGGGCGTCAACGTCATCATAACGAAGACTACTTTGGTATTGAAACCAAAATCCATAAACTGGAGTTGCCCAAAAGTCGAGTCCTGGAAGGGCATGGTTTGTATATTCTCTGTGATGGTATGGGTGGACACGCTGGCGGCGAGATAGCCAGTGAGTTAGCAGTCAACACCCTACGGCAATACTTTCAAGAACACTGGATTGCCAACCAACTGCCAACAGAAGAGAGCATTCGTGAGGCAGTGTATTTAGCTAATGAGGCGATTTTCAAGCTCAATCAACAAGATGCCCGTTCTGGAGTTGGGCGTATGGGTACAACTTTGGTAATGCTCTTAATTCAAGATACTGAAGCAGCAGTTGCTCATGTGGGAGATAGCCGTCTCTATCGTCTGACGCGCAAGCGGGGACTAGAACAAGTCACAGTAGATCATGAAGTTGGGCAACGGGAAATTACTCGCGGAGTGGAAGCAAGCATCGCTTATGCCCGCCCGGATGCGTACCAACTCACTCAAGCCTTGGGGCCTCGTGACGAAAGCTCCATTGATCCTGATGTTGGCTTTTTCGATCTTAATGAAGATACTCTTCTGCTGTTGGCATCGGACGGTCTATCAGATAATGATTTACTAGAAACCCATTGGCAGACTCACTTAGAACCCTTACTTAGTTCTGGCGCTAACTTAGAACGGGGCGTTACGGACTTAATTGATTTGGCAAACCAGCACAATGGTCATGACAACATTACTGGTATACTGATTCGGGCAAAAGTACGCCCAAATCTGGAAAGTTGA
- a CDS encoding basic amino acid ABC transporter substrate-binding protein: MTIVKLMNLKWQQLILSLGCFLLIIACNKYYPTPNPGAQPLKVATDPTFIPFEIQKASSHLEGFDIDLMNAIAKVAGFAVQFETLPFDGMISTLQAKRVDAAISGITITAERLKTIAFSRPYFKAGLAIAVREDNQNIKDFNSLKGKKIAVQIGSTGADFAKTIPNAKISTFNSGPEFFQDLLNGNVDAVVSDAFATLYAIKNDKLKGIRVVADLLTEEYYGIATPKDSPHLDAINKGIAILLSNGTYKQIYQKWFNAEPPELPDSWQ, translated from the coding sequence ATGACTATAGTGAAATTGATGAACTTGAAATGGCAGCAGCTAATTCTGAGCTTAGGCTGTTTCCTACTGATCATTGCCTGTAACAAGTATTATCCAACTCCAAATCCAGGTGCTCAACCTCTCAAAGTGGCGACAGATCCCACCTTTATCCCCTTTGAAATCCAAAAGGCTAGCAGTCACTTAGAAGGTTTTGATATTGATTTGATGAATGCGATCGCTAAAGTAGCAGGTTTTGCAGTCCAGTTTGAAACTCTGCCTTTTGATGGCATGATCTCGACCTTGCAAGCCAAAAGAGTCGATGCAGCCATTAGTGGGATTACAATTACCGCTGAACGCCTGAAAACAATTGCTTTTTCCAGACCCTATTTTAAAGCTGGACTAGCGATCGCTGTACGCGAAGACAACCAAAATATTAAAGACTTCAACAGTCTCAAAGGTAAAAAAATTGCTGTACAAATTGGTTCCACTGGGGCAGATTTTGCCAAAACCATCCCCAATGCCAAAATTAGTACGTTTAATTCTGGGCCAGAATTTTTCCAGGACTTACTCAATGGCAATGTTGATGCTGTAGTTAGCGATGCTTTCGCTACCTTATATGCGATTAAAAATGACAAACTCAAAGGCATCAGAGTTGTCGCCGATCTACTCACTGAAGAATACTACGGAATTGCTACCCCCAAAGATTCCCCTCATCTGGATGCAATTAACAAAGGTATAGCGATTTTGTTATCCAATGGCACTTACAAGCAAATTTATCAAAAATGGTTTAACGCTGAACCTCCAGAATTGCCAGACTCTTGGCAATAG
- a CDS encoding DUF2996 domain-containing protein, which produces MADQTNQNQAGEVAPTTADKQVPSTKSPEATDLPTANTPDPKAANPEDNPNAAKPVAVPPKREKPAAADKAAVDEKPAAAAKAAKKEKAPSVEDKPFVEFIEQDYLPALQKAIAQQGVQDLQVSFAKQKVPITGFESAEECWQIIGSWKEIGLRQFNLYFPEEDIQGKKGFSCNEGKKPSTLESFLIDERKITLDLLVFGLVQRLDGQKWLGIN; this is translated from the coding sequence ATGGCAGACCAAACCAATCAAAATCAAGCGGGAGAAGTAGCTCCCACCACTGCTGATAAGCAGGTTCCTAGTACAAAATCACCCGAAGCCACAGACCTTCCTACTGCCAACACGCCAGATCCTAAAGCCGCAAACCCTGAAGATAATCCCAATGCTGCTAAACCAGTTGCAGTACCACCCAAGCGAGAAAAACCCGCAGCCGCAGATAAAGCCGCAGTAGACGAAAAACCAGCCGCCGCAGCTAAAGCCGCCAAAAAGGAAAAAGCTCCATCTGTTGAAGACAAGCCATTTGTAGAGTTCATCGAGCAAGACTATTTGCCAGCTTTACAAAAAGCGATCGCTCAACAAGGTGTGCAAGATTTACAGGTGTCTTTTGCCAAGCAGAAAGTGCCAATCACTGGCTTTGAATCTGCCGAAGAATGCTGGCAAATTATCGGCAGTTGGAAAGAAATAGGTCTGCGTCAGTTTAATCTGTATTTCCCCGAAGAAGATATTCAAGGGAAAAAGGGATTTTCCTGTAATGAAGGCAAAAAACCTAGTACTCTTGAGTCATTCTTAATCGATGAGCGCAAAATTACCCTAGATTTGTTGGTATTTGGCTTGGTTCAGCGCTTGGACGGTCAAAAGTGGTTAGGTATAAATTAG
- a CDS encoding TM2 domain-containing protein → MNLENNQQKDRLLVSYILCAVGFFGLGGLHRLYNGKIGTGLLWLCTFGLFYIGQTVDLLLIPNMVDEYERNLRLKAGVSPLGVPLNQAVVASQVHRPTGNQLMIKLIEAAESKGGFLTVTQGVKFTGASFAEVEATLNEMYKSGYVKIDNDPNTGAVTYHFHEL, encoded by the coding sequence ATGAATCTTGAAAACAATCAACAGAAAGACCGACTTCTTGTCTCTTACATTTTGTGTGCAGTTGGATTTTTCGGGTTGGGAGGGCTGCACCGCTTATACAATGGCAAAATAGGGACGGGTTTGTTGTGGCTGTGTACTTTTGGTTTGTTTTACATAGGGCAGACGGTGGATCTGCTTCTCATCCCCAACATGGTTGACGAATACGAACGCAATTTGAGATTAAAAGCGGGTGTATCTCCCTTGGGTGTGCCGTTGAATCAAGCAGTGGTTGCTTCTCAAGTCCACCGCCCAACAGGCAACCAGCTCATGATTAAACTAATTGAAGCGGCGGAAAGTAAGGGTGGCTTTTTAACTGTCACTCAAGGGGTAAAGTTCACGGGAGCTAGCTTTGCTGAAGTGGAAGCTACTCTCAATGAAATGTACAAATCAGGTTATGTAAAAATTGATAACGACCCCAATACTGGAGCCGTTACCTACCATTTCCATGAACTTTAA
- the acsF gene encoding magnesium-protoporphyrin IX monomethyl ester (oxidative) cyclase, with translation MVDSLKKPGFEEIRPGIKVPAKETLLTPRFYTTDFDEMARMDISVNEDELQAILEEFRTDYNRHHFVRDAEFDQSWDHIDGETRKLFVEFLERSCTAEFSGFLLYKELGRRLKGKSPVLAECFNLMSRDEARHAGFLNKALSDFNLSLDLGFLTKSRSYTFFKPKFIFYATYLSEKIGYWRYITIYRHLEAHPEDRVYPIFRFFENWCQDENRHGDFFDAIMKSQPQMLNDWKARLWSRFFLLSVFATMYLNDIQRKDFYATLGLDAREYDIHVIQKTNENAGRVFPLMLDVENPEFYERLDICISNNEKLGAIANSSTPKFLQIFQKLPLYISNGWQLLRLYLMKPIDTFSAQGSVR, from the coding sequence ATGGTAGATTCCCTCAAAAAACCAGGCTTTGAAGAAATCCGGCCAGGGATTAAAGTCCCGGCAAAAGAAACCCTGTTAACACCTCGGTTTTATACTACCGATTTTGATGAAATGGCGCGGATGGATATCTCCGTCAATGAAGACGAGTTACAAGCCATTCTCGAAGAGTTCCGCACCGACTACAACCGCCATCACTTTGTTCGGGATGCCGAGTTTGACCAATCCTGGGATCATATTGACGGGGAAACTCGCAAATTGTTTGTTGAATTTCTAGAACGTTCTTGTACAGCAGAGTTTTCCGGCTTTTTGCTGTATAAAGAACTTGGTCGTCGCTTGAAAGGAAAAAGCCCCGTCTTGGCAGAGTGCTTTAACCTGATGTCACGGGATGAAGCACGTCATGCTGGCTTTTTGAACAAAGCTTTGTCGGACTTTAATCTGTCCCTAGATTTAGGGTTTTTGACTAAGAGCCGCAGTTATACCTTCTTTAAGCCGAAATTCATCTTCTACGCTACTTATCTTTCTGAGAAGATCGGTTATTGGCGCTACATCACTATTTATCGCCATTTAGAAGCACATCCCGAAGATCGGGTTTATCCAATCTTCCGGTTCTTTGAAAATTGGTGTCAAGATGAAAACCGCCACGGCGATTTCTTCGATGCCATTATGAAATCCCAACCGCAAATGTTGAATGATTGGAAAGCACGGCTGTGGAGTCGGTTCTTCCTGTTGTCGGTGTTTGCGACCATGTATCTCAATGACATTCAACGCAAGGACTTTTATGCCACCCTTGGGTTGGATGCACGAGAATACGACATCCATGTAATTCAGAAGACTAACGAAAACGCAGGTCGCGTGTTCCCGCTGATGCTGGATGTAGAGAATCCAGAGTTTTATGAGCGATTAGATATCTGTATATCCAATAATGAGAAGTTGGGTGCGATCGCTAACTCCAGCACTCCCAAATTCCTGCAAATCTTCCAGAAATTGCCACTTTATATCTCCAATGGCTGGCAATTATTACGGCTGTACCTGATGAAACCGATTGATACTTTTTCTGCTCAAGGGTCAGTTCGTTAA
- a CDS encoding ATP-grasp domain-containing protein has translation MLILLWGITEESPLAAVHSELTSLGIPSVFLDQRDILDTEIELSVGNILDLPVQGQIRTWYQKIDLSEITAAYLRPYDSRRLPQIAQAGVNSPAWQHAIAVDDTLMSWSEMTPAFVINRPSAMAANGSKPYQLEQIRSLGFKVPETLVTTDPEAVRSFWKLHGDIIYKSISGIRSKVSRVGIEHLERLDNVSWCPTQFQQYIPGRDYRVHVVGTEIFASEVISQADDYRYAAENDESTEIRACHLPEEVEQQCRVLAKAINLPLCGIDLRRTPGGDWYCFEVNPSPGFTYYQQFTGQPISTAIANLLAGKNRI, from the coding sequence ATGCTGATTTTGTTGTGGGGTATTACCGAAGAATCTCCTTTAGCAGCAGTTCACTCAGAACTAACTAGTCTAGGCATACCGTCAGTATTCCTTGATCAACGAGATATTTTAGATACTGAAATTGAACTATCTGTAGGCAATATTTTAGATTTACCAGTCCAAGGGCAAATTCGCACTTGGTATCAAAAAATTGATTTGAGTGAAATCACTGCTGCTTACTTACGCCCCTATGACTCGCGCCGTCTTCCTCAAATTGCCCAAGCGGGTGTAAATAGTCCAGCTTGGCAACATGCGATCGCAGTTGATGATACCTTAATGTCGTGGTCGGAAATGACACCCGCCTTTGTCATTAACCGTCCGTCTGCAATGGCTGCTAACGGCTCTAAACCTTATCAGTTAGAGCAAATTCGCTCACTCGGTTTCAAAGTTCCCGAAACCCTTGTCACCACAGACCCCGAAGCTGTGCGATCTTTTTGGAAACTCCACGGCGATATTATTTATAAATCCATCAGTGGTATTCGTAGCAAAGTCTCGCGTGTGGGAATTGAGCATCTTGAACGCCTTGATAATGTATCTTGGTGTCCGACTCAGTTTCAGCAATATATACCCGGTAGAGATTATCGCGTTCATGTTGTCGGGACAGAGATTTTTGCCAGCGAGGTAATTTCCCAAGCTGATGACTACCGCTATGCAGCAGAGAATGATGAATCCACAGAAATCCGTGCTTGTCATCTTCCTGAAGAAGTAGAACAGCAGTGTAGAGTCTTGGCAAAAGCAATAAATCTACCTCTTTGCGGCATCGATTTGCGCCGCACACCTGGAGGTGATTGGTATTGCTTCGAGGTTAATCCTTCACCTGGGTTTACTTATTACCAACAGTTTACAGGTCAGCCGATTAGTACTGCGATCGCTAATTTGCTAGCAGGCAAAAATCGGATTTGA